In Flavobacterium sp. WV_118_3, one DNA window encodes the following:
- a CDS encoding Glu/Leu/Phe/Val dehydrogenase yields the protein MATAQKPKASMYENVKNQFEKAASVMGLDETVKKILSVTNNEIVVHFPVKMDNGTVEMFTGYRVQHNNVLGPYKGGLRYHATVDIDAARALATWMTWKTSLAGLPYGGGKGGIQLDPKKYSQGELERITRRFAYALGDNIGPEHDIPAPDVNTNAQMMAWIADTYMSTKAPAERSKNQHVVTGKPVGSGGLEGRDRATGFGVVVTLESWAKLRGTSLEGKKYIVQGFGNVGYWAAHFMNKNGAILVGVQDATGTIYNPEGIDPEALLRFQADNNTISGYKGTQDYKADEFFGIDCDIVIPAALGNQITAENADSIKAQVIAEGANGPIDTDGETILLAKGIEIIPDILCNSGGVIGSYFEWLQNRNGEIWTMDDVIIKLRKKLEDAFSKVVLTGSQYKTDWRTAAYVQALARIEMAYKQRGIFP from the coding sequence ATGGCAACAGCACAAAAGCCGAAGGCTAGCATGTATGAAAATGTTAAGAATCAGTTTGAAAAAGCTGCTTCTGTGATGGGACTGGATGAGACTGTTAAAAAAATCCTTTCTGTTACGAATAACGAAATTGTTGTTCATTTTCCGGTGAAAATGGATAACGGAACAGTCGAAATGTTCACAGGGTACAGAGTACAACACAATAATGTTTTAGGTCCTTACAAAGGAGGTTTGCGTTATCACGCAACGGTTGACATCGATGCTGCAAGAGCATTGGCTACCTGGATGACATGGAAAACATCTTTGGCCGGCCTTCCGTATGGAGGTGGTAAAGGTGGTATCCAATTGGATCCGAAAAAATATTCACAAGGCGAATTAGAGCGTATCACGCGTCGTTTTGCGTATGCATTAGGAGATAATATTGGTCCGGAGCATGATATCCCGGCACCGGATGTGAATACCAATGCACAAATGATGGCTTGGATTGCTGATACCTATATGTCGACAAAAGCACCGGCTGAGCGTTCTAAAAACCAACACGTTGTTACAGGTAAGCCTGTAGGATCAGGAGGTTTGGAAGGTAGAGACCGTGCTACTGGTTTTGGTGTAGTAGTAACATTGGAATCTTGGGCTAAATTAAGAGGAACTTCTTTAGAAGGTAAAAAATATATCGTTCAGGGGTTTGGTAACGTAGGATACTGGGCAGCTCACTTTATGAATAAAAACGGAGCTATCCTTGTTGGTGTTCAGGATGCAACCGGAACGATTTACAACCCGGAGGGAATTGATCCGGAAGCTTTATTGCGTTTCCAGGCCGATAACAATACCATTTCCGGATACAAAGGTACTCAGGATTATAAAGCAGATGAATTCTTTGGAATTGACTGTGATATCGTGATCCCGGCTGCTTTAGGTAACCAGATTACTGCAGAAAACGCTGATTCTATCAAGGCTCAGGTTATCGCTGAAGGAGCTAATGGTCCTATCGATACCGATGGTGAAACAATCTTATTAGCAAAAGGAATCGAAATTATTCCAGACATCTTATGTAACTCAGGAGGTGTAATCGGAAGTTATTTCGAGTGGTTACAAAACCGTAACGGAGAAATCTGGACTATGGATGACGTAATCATCAAATTAAGAAAAAAACTGGAAGATGCATTCAGCAAAGTAGTTTTAACGGGAAGTCAGTATAAAACAGACTGGAGAACGGCTGCTTATGTTCAGGCATTAGCCCGAATTGAAATGGCATACAAACAAAGAGGTATTTTCCCATAA
- a CDS encoding DUF423 domain-containing protein yields MKETILTIGACYGGLAVIFGAFGAHILQKKLSTKSLNSFETGVKYQMYHALALVFISNLFTFSKTIETLTACFFIIGTFLFSFSIYGLCLSSIGGKKLKFLGPITPIGGLLLFFGWFCMALSHLIK; encoded by the coding sequence ATGAAAGAGACCATACTCACTATTGGTGCCTGCTATGGCGGTTTAGCCGTTATTTTCGGAGCTTTTGGAGCACATATCCTACAAAAGAAACTAAGTACCAAATCGCTCAACAGTTTTGAAACCGGAGTAAAATACCAGATGTACCATGCATTGGCATTGGTTTTTATCAGCAATCTATTCACTTTTTCAAAAACAATTGAAACTCTGACAGCCTGTTTTTTTATAATTGGTACGTTTTTATTCTCATTTAGCATTTACGGTTTATGCCTGAGCAGCATTGGCGGTAAAAAATTAAAATTTCTCGGTCCCATAACGCCAATTGGTGGTTTGCTGTTATTTTTCGGATGGTTTTGTATGGCACTAAGTCACCTGATCAAATAA
- a CDS encoding YchJ family metal-binding protein, with product MNPNCYCGNPIPFSDCCEPYIKGIKAAPTAETLMRSRYSAYAVHAIEYLLKTTHISQRKYHSKKDIEQWAVTNQWVKLEVLQSTEKTVVFKAYFLDAALQPQVHHEKSTFKQQNGHWFYVDGKFY from the coding sequence ATGAATCCTAATTGTTATTGCGGGAATCCGATTCCGTTTTCCGACTGTTGCGAACCGTATATTAAAGGAATTAAAGCGGCGCCTACTGCCGAAACACTAATGCGTTCCCGGTATTCGGCCTATGCGGTTCATGCGATTGAGTACCTACTCAAAACGACGCATATTTCACAACGTAAATACCATTCGAAAAAAGACATCGAACAATGGGCGGTAACCAACCAATGGGTAAAACTGGAAGTCCTTCAATCCACCGAAAAAACAGTGGTGTTTAAAGCCTATTTTCTGGATGCGGCGTTACAGCCACAGGTGCATCATGAAAAATCTACTTTTAAACAACAAAACGGGCATTGGTTTTATGTAGACGGAAAATTCTACTAA
- the bla gene encoding class A beta-lactamase, subclass A2 has protein sequence MKFFKILPVILVFFFGSSLLAQTNRLKAQFQEIVKDKKVTIGIAVYNFTTKDTVTFNNTPDYPTLSVYKFHVALAVLHLVDKGTLKLDQEIFVKKSELLENTHSPLRENYPYGNINIKLSELLSYMVSLSDNNACDILFRLAGGTKKVDRYIKNLKIKDTRIAATEEEMHQKWENQYLNTTSPWAAVQLLQQFYQMKILSPTSYDYLLNVMLSTKTGPDKIKGLLPKDILVAHKTGSSFRSKEGLKAAENDIGIVFLPGGQTYAIAVFVKDSMEDDTTNNAIIARVSKAVFDHYSIKK, from the coding sequence ATGAAATTCTTTAAAATTTTACCGGTTATTCTCGTTTTCTTCTTCGGAAGCAGCCTATTAGCACAAACCAACCGATTAAAAGCGCAATTCCAGGAAATTGTAAAAGATAAAAAAGTGACCATTGGTATTGCCGTGTATAATTTTACGACAAAAGATACAGTAACCTTTAACAACACACCGGATTATCCAACGCTGAGTGTGTATAAATTTCATGTCGCACTGGCTGTTTTACATCTGGTTGACAAAGGCACGTTAAAACTGGATCAGGAGATTTTTGTAAAAAAATCCGAATTATTAGAAAACACCCATAGTCCGCTTCGCGAAAATTACCCGTATGGTAATATTAACATCAAACTAAGCGAACTTTTAAGTTATATGGTTTCCCTAAGCGATAATAATGCCTGTGATATCCTATTCCGACTCGCCGGTGGCACCAAAAAAGTAGATCGTTATATCAAAAACCTAAAAATAAAAGACACGCGTATTGCTGCTACGGAAGAAGAAATGCACCAAAAATGGGAAAATCAGTATCTCAATACAACATCACCATGGGCGGCCGTACAATTGCTACAGCAATTTTATCAGATGAAAATCCTTTCCCCTACTTCCTATGATTATTTGCTAAATGTAATGTTGAGCACCAAAACCGGCCCGGATAAGATAAAAGGTCTTTTGCCTAAAGATATACTTGTGGCGCATAAAACCGGTAGTTCCTTCCGCAGTAAAGAAGGTTTAAAAGCAGCCGAAAACGATATCGGAATTGTTTTTCTACCCGGCGGACAAACCTACGCCATAGCCGTATTCGTAAAAGACTCCATGGAAGACGATACAACCAACAATGCGATTATCGCTCGGGTATCCAAAGCCGTATTCGATCATTATTCCATTAAGAAATAG
- a CDS encoding SRPBCC family protein, with amino-acid sequence MNLESPKVNVEKSAQYLFDALTDVKNFEKLMPENIAKFEVLDENAFIFGLKGMPEIKLKMKDKVAPNKVVLGAASDKLPFTLTANINTLTANTSEVQLLFTGEFNPMMAMMVKGPIGKFIETLAGNMNKL; translated from the coding sequence ATGAATTTAGAAAGCCCAAAAGTTAACGTAGAAAAATCCGCTCAGTATTTATTTGATGCGCTTACCGATGTAAAAAACTTTGAGAAATTAATGCCCGAAAACATTGCTAAATTCGAAGTATTGGATGAAAACGCTTTTATCTTCGGATTAAAAGGTATGCCGGAAATCAAATTAAAAATGAAAGATAAAGTGGCGCCCAACAAAGTTGTTTTAGGAGCAGCGAGCGACAAATTACCTTTTACGTTAACCGCTAACATCAACACGTTAACGGCAAATACCTCGGAAGTTCAATTGCTATTTACAGGCGAATTTAACCCGATGATGGCCATGATGGTAAAAGGACCTATCGGTAAATTTATCGAAACCTTAGCCGGAAATATGAATAAGCTATAA
- the pyrE gene encoding orotate phosphoribosyltransferase, translating into MIFNTDTAKKTAELLLQINAIKLNPKNPFTWASGWKSPIYCDNRITLSFPPIRNYIRDEFAKHIEKEFGKPDVIAGVATGAIGIGILVAEYLGLPFVYVRPEPKKHGRQNQVEGFLQKGQNVVVIEDLISTGKSSLMAVEALKEAGANVKGMVAIFTYGFDLAQDNFKAANVDLYTLGNYDTLLEAAVEKKYITEEEHETLKEWRQNPSTWGIEV; encoded by the coding sequence ATGATTTTTAATACAGACACAGCTAAAAAAACTGCCGAATTGCTTTTACAAATAAACGCAATTAAATTAAATCCAAAAAATCCTTTTACATGGGCTTCTGGATGGAAATCGCCAATTTATTGCGATAACCGTATAACGCTTTCATTTCCACCGATCCGGAATTATATCCGTGACGAATTTGCCAAACATATTGAAAAAGAATTTGGCAAGCCCGATGTGATTGCCGGAGTGGCAACCGGAGCTATTGGTATTGGAATACTGGTAGCGGAATACCTTGGACTTCCTTTCGTTTACGTACGCCCGGAACCTAAAAAACACGGTCGTCAGAATCAGGTGGAAGGTTTTTTACAAAAAGGACAAAACGTAGTGGTTATCGAAGACCTGATCAGTACCGGAAAAAGTAGTTTAATGGCCGTTGAAGCCTTAAAAGAAGCCGGAGCGAATGTAAAAGGAATGGTGGCCATCTTTACCTATGGTTTTGATTTGGCTCAGGATAATTTTAAAGCGGCCAATGTCGACCTTTATACGCTTGGAAATTACGACACGCTTTTGGAAGCGGCTGTTGAAAAAAAATACATCACCGAAGAAGAACACGAAACCCTAAAAGAATGGCGTCAGAACCCTTCCACCTGGGGAATCGAAGTGTAA
- a CDS encoding NUDIX domain-containing protein codes for MYKVFVNDKPLFLTNQIVKETDFQLFLLESVDIKQVIVKMFQNKIPKAFLYYPDEKEIMKKLKAKIPVVKAGGGLVYNKKGEVLFIFRNGKWDLPKGGIEKREEIDETAIREVEEETGVTGLKIVQKLQKTYHIFKRNGRYKLKVTHWFEMKTDFDGIPKGQIEEGIEKVAWLKPNEIKEALTNSYENIKLLFETEKVTE; via the coding sequence ATGTATAAAGTTTTTGTGAACGACAAACCACTTTTCTTGACAAATCAAATTGTTAAAGAAACCGATTTTCAGCTTTTTCTTTTGGAAAGTGTGGATATCAAGCAAGTTATTGTAAAAATGTTTCAGAATAAGATTCCAAAAGCTTTTTTGTATTATCCTGATGAAAAGGAAATTATGAAAAAACTAAAAGCCAAAATTCCGGTGGTAAAAGCCGGTGGCGGATTGGTTTACAATAAAAAAGGCGAGGTGCTTTTTATCTTCCGGAACGGGAAATGGGACCTGCCAAAAGGAGGCATCGAAAAGCGGGAGGAAATCGACGAAACAGCCATCCGTGAAGTAGAGGAGGAAACCGGCGTAACCGGTTTGAAGATTGTGCAAAAACTGCAAAAAACCTATCATATTTTTAAACGAAACGGTCGTTATAAATTAAAAGTGACCCATTGGTTTGAAATGAAAACGGATTTTGATGGTATTCCGAAGGGTCAGATTGAAGAAGGTATCGAAAAAGTCGCCTGGTTAAAACCGAATGAAATCAAAGAAGCACTGACCAATTCCTATGAAAACATCAAATTATTGTTCGAAACCGAAAAGGTAACTGAATAA
- a CDS encoding M14 family metallopeptidase, with product MKKTYKIVFLFLLQCLPLLAQQKYATPYEKGNGNQTATYEETIAYYEMLDQNFESVSMRTMGLTDSGEPLHIVTFNPGKSFDFPSLQKDKAILLINNGIHPGEPDGIDATMMLFRDLATGKIALPKNTVVVTIPIYNIGGALNRNSTSRVNQNGPESFGFRGNARNYDLNRDFIKSDTRNARSFAEIFQLVYPDVFIDNHVSNGADYQYTLTYIATHYQKLGGKAGTYFNSEMYPAILKDLQSKKIEPVPYVNIYNKTPENGFAKNMETARFSTGYASLFNSFGAMVETHMLKKYSDRVKVTYDYMLSTLRYTDAHYQTIKNIRRETLEAYKPNAKYTVEWEIDSAKVTQIPFLGYEGNYKPSDVSGKLRLYYDRSKPFKKMIPYYELYKPKKQVTIPEYYVIPKQWWNVTDLLQLNNIAMKRLQQDSIITVESYRIADYKTGNSAFEGHYAHSNTNVVKTTVKQAFKKGDFLIPTQQKNVKFLLETLEPEAVDSYFNWNFFDAILQQKEYYSPYVFEDVAKQLLLDNPELKKALDEKRKSDPKFENSGEAQLDWVYRNSKYYEKSHMQYPVYRIVH from the coding sequence ATGAAAAAAACATATAAAATTGTATTTCTTTTTTTGCTACAATGCCTTCCATTACTGGCACAGCAAAAGTATGCAACACCCTACGAAAAAGGCAATGGAAATCAGACGGCTACCTACGAAGAAACCATAGCTTACTATGAAATGCTGGACCAAAACTTTGAAAGCGTTTCCATGCGAACGATGGGATTAACCGACAGCGGCGAACCATTGCATATCGTAACTTTTAACCCCGGAAAATCTTTTGACTTTCCATCGCTTCAAAAAGACAAAGCCATTCTTTTGATCAACAACGGAATTCATCCCGGAGAACCCGACGGTATTGATGCCACGATGATGCTGTTCCGCGATCTGGCCACCGGAAAAATTGCGCTTCCAAAAAATACGGTTGTGGTAACGATTCCGATTTATAATATCGGTGGTGCGCTAAACCGGAATTCCACGTCGCGTGTCAACCAAAACGGGCCGGAATCTTTTGGTTTTCGTGGTAATGCCCGCAATTATGATCTGAACCGGGATTTTATCAAATCGGATACCCGAAACGCCCGCAGTTTTGCTGAAATCTTCCAATTGGTTTATCCGGATGTTTTTATCGACAACCATGTCAGTAACGGTGCTGATTACCAGTATACACTAACCTATATTGCGACACACTATCAGAAATTAGGCGGAAAAGCCGGAACCTATTTTAACAGCGAAATGTACCCGGCCATTTTAAAAGACCTGCAATCCAAAAAAATAGAACCGGTACCTTATGTGAACATTTACAATAAAACACCGGAAAACGGTTTTGCTAAAAATATGGAAACCGCTCGTTTTTCGACCGGTTATGCGTCTTTATTCAATTCATTTGGCGCTATGGTCGAAACCCATATGCTAAAAAAATACAGCGATCGCGTAAAAGTGACGTACGACTATATGTTGAGTACGCTTCGTTATACAGACGCGCATTATCAGACGATAAAAAACATCCGCCGGGAAACCCTGGAAGCTTATAAACCCAATGCAAAATATACGGTAGAATGGGAAATCGATTCGGCTAAAGTGACTCAGATTCCGTTTTTGGGTTATGAAGGCAACTACAAACCAAGCGACGTTTCGGGCAAACTGCGTTTGTATTATGATCGGAGTAAACCTTTCAAAAAAATGATTCCGTATTATGAGCTTTATAAACCGAAAAAACAGGTCACTATTCCGGAATATTACGTCATTCCGAAACAATGGTGGAATGTAACCGATTTGCTACAACTCAACAATATCGCCATGAAACGCCTGCAACAGGATAGTATTATCACGGTTGAAAGCTATCGAATAGCCGATTATAAAACCGGAAATTCTGCTTTCGAAGGTCATTATGCCCATTCGAATACCAATGTCGTGAAAACCACGGTAAAACAAGCTTTTAAAAAAGGAGATTTTCTGATTCCAACGCAACAAAAGAATGTCAAATTCCTATTGGAAACTTTGGAACCCGAAGCCGTAGATTCGTATTTTAACTGGAATTTCTTTGATGCGATTTTACAGCAAAAGGAATACTATTCGCCTTATGTTTTTGAAGATGTGGCCAAGCAATTGCTACTGGACAATCCGGAACTGAAAAAAGCACTGGACGAAAAGCGAAAAAGCGACCCTAAATTTGAAAATAGCGGCGAAGCGCAACTGGATTGGGTCTACCGCAATTCGAAATACTACGAAAAATCACATATGCAATATCCAGTTTATCGCATTGTACATTAA
- a CDS encoding T9SS type A sorting domain-containing protein, whose protein sequence is MKKITLLVLFCLTSLAINAQTVLTHSSSQAIDGNTVACGNSSTGTSSDNRYYRAFNLTAMGVTSSFNLSAIQFGVASLTAPSGYVVTVKAYSTTATFPTGFPATGYTLLGQADYTVQAANVGTIVSVPLTATVPANSTLVVEVGYAAGATGVRISLGSNTAPQTGPSYIASTACSIATPTDVAAINFPDVHMVINAVGTTLGVNEFASKLVSVFPNPTSGSLTVQMPNELQINKAALVDVSGKQFAVSVNNGNTIDISGFATGIYMLNLETAEGTLVKKIVKQ, encoded by the coding sequence ATGAAAAAAATTACTCTTTTAGTATTATTTTGTTTAACATCCCTTGCTATAAATGCACAAACTGTGCTAACTCATTCGAGTTCTCAGGCAATTGATGGTAATACTGTAGCGTGTGGAAACAGCAGTACTGGTACATCTAGTGACAACCGTTATTACAGAGCTTTTAATCTGACTGCAATGGGGGTGACTTCAAGTTTTAATTTATCCGCTATTCAGTTTGGAGTAGCGTCATTAACAGCTCCAAGTGGTTATGTAGTAACCGTTAAGGCGTATTCAACTACAGCTACTTTCCCTACAGGATTCCCTGCTACGGGATATACATTGTTAGGACAGGCAGACTATACGGTTCAGGCGGCTAATGTTGGAACCATTGTATCGGTGCCGCTAACAGCTACGGTTCCTGCTAATTCAACATTGGTAGTTGAAGTAGGATATGCAGCCGGAGCAACCGGAGTGCGAATCAGTTTAGGATCGAATACAGCACCACAAACCGGACCAAGTTATATTGCTTCAACAGCTTGTAGTATTGCTACTCCTACAGACGTAGCGGCGATTAACTTCCCGGATGTACACATGGTGATCAACGCTGTTGGAACAACGCTTGGTGTGAATGAATTCGCTTCAAAATTAGTATCTGTTTTCCCGAACCCAACTTCAGGTTCTCTAACTGTGCAAATGCCTAACGAATTGCAAATTAACAAAGCGGCTTTAGTAGACGTATCCGGAAAACAATTTGCCGTTTCGGTAAACAACGGAAATACTATTGATATTTCTGGATTCGCAACCGGAATCTATATGTTGAATTTAGAAACAGCAGAAGGTACTTTGGTTAAGAAAATTGTAAAACAATAG
- the coaD gene encoding pantetheine-phosphate adenylyltransferase, which translates to MRKAIFPGSFDPITLGHYDIINRALPLFDEIVIAIGVNAEKKYMFSLEDRLKFITDAFQNEPKISVVTYTGLTIDLCQKLNAQFILRGLRNPADFEFEKAIAHTNRKLSQIETVFLLTAASTSYISSSIVRDVIRNNGNYRVLVPDSVVLK; encoded by the coding sequence ATGAGAAAAGCCATCTTTCCCGGATCTTTCGATCCGATTACTCTCGGACATTATGACATCATTAACCGGGCTTTACCGCTATTTGATGAGATTGTTATTGCCATTGGTGTAAATGCTGAAAAAAAATATATGTTTTCGCTGGAAGACCGTTTGAAATTTATCACTGATGCGTTTCAAAACGAACCCAAGATAAGTGTGGTTACCTATACCGGTCTGACGATTGATTTATGTCAAAAACTAAATGCACAATTTATTTTACGTGGGCTTCGCAATCCGGCCGATTTCGAGTTCGAAAAAGCCATTGCACATACCAATCGTAAGCTATCACAGATTGAAACGGTCTTTTTATTAACTGCTGCCAGCACATCTTATATCAGTTCCAGTATTGTTCGCGATGTGATCCGGAATAACGGTAATTATCGTGTCCTGGTGCCCGATTCGGTAGTTCTAAAATAA
- a CDS encoding D-alanine--D-alanine ligase, protein MKNVAIIMGGYSSEYQISLTSGNVVYSFLDKTKYNAYRIHIFRDKWIMVDDNNTEYPVNRHDFTVAYQGNTLSFDVVFNAIHGTPGEDGLMQAYFELLGIPQTSCDYYQAALTFNKRDLLSVLKPYGIKTATSYYLNLGDAVDTATIIKTVGLPCFVKPNKSGSSFGISKVKTEAELLPAIENAYKEDNEIIIESFLDGTEVSVGVINYKGTITVLPITEIVSENDFFDYEAKYLGKSQEITPARIAPELAEKVNAVAKRAYEVLKMKGFSRSEFIIVDGEPHMLEMNTIPGLTTESILPQQAREAGISLTDLFDNAITLALK, encoded by the coding sequence ATGAAAAATGTTGCCATTATCATGGGAGGCTATTCCAGCGAGTACCAAATCTCCCTTACCAGTGGAAATGTGGTCTATTCTTTTTTAGACAAAACAAAATATAACGCCTATCGTATCCATATTTTCAGAGACAAATGGATAATGGTCGACGACAATAATACCGAATATCCGGTAAACCGTCATGATTTTACCGTAGCCTACCAGGGGAACACCCTATCGTTTGATGTTGTTTTTAATGCCATTCACGGTACTCCGGGTGAAGACGGACTCATGCAGGCCTATTTTGAGTTATTAGGAATTCCGCAAACGTCCTGTGATTATTATCAGGCGGCGTTAACATTTAACAAGCGTGACCTGTTATCGGTTTTAAAGCCCTATGGTATCAAAACCGCTACTTCCTACTATTTGAATCTGGGTGATGCTGTCGACACAGCTACCATTATCAAAACCGTAGGCTTGCCGTGTTTTGTAAAACCAAATAAATCGGGTTCCAGTTTTGGTATTTCCAAAGTAAAAACCGAAGCCGAATTATTACCGGCCATCGAAAATGCCTATAAAGAAGATAACGAGATCATCATCGAAAGTTTCCTTGACGGAACCGAAGTTTCTGTTGGTGTGATCAACTATAAAGGAACGATTACCGTTTTACCGATAACGGAGATTGTTTCCGAAAACGATTTCTTTGATTATGAAGCCAAATATCTTGGAAAATCACAGGAAATCACTCCGGCTCGAATTGCTCCGGAACTAGCCGAAAAAGTAAATGCAGTGGCCAAACGCGCCTATGAAGTGCTAAAAATGAAAGGCTTTTCGCGCAGTGAGTTTATCATTGTAGACGGCGAACCGCATATGCTCGAAATGAATACGATTCCGGGATTAACCACCGAAAGTATTTTACCGCAACAAGCCCGTGAAGCCGGAATTTCGCTTACGGATTTATTTGACAACGCGATTACACTAGCCCTGAAATAA
- a CDS encoding PASTA domain-containing protein, with the protein MSWKKFLTSFTFFKHLALALIIIIVFVVLVMQWLGYATNHGEEIPVPNLGKMSVEKAEEKLNDIDLEIHLLDTVDFRADFPPYSIVEQDPLPGVTVKDGRKVYVKVNSGGYSQVTVPDLIQKTYRQSLSTLRALGLDEGTVKYVSYMAKDVVLEMKQNGKPLKAGDKVLKASKIDLVLGDGKTGYVEETTTDSIPVKEKTTESNAE; encoded by the coding sequence ATGAGCTGGAAAAAGTTTTTAACTAGTTTTACATTCTTTAAGCATTTAGCATTAGCATTAATTATTATCATTGTTTTTGTGGTTTTGGTAATGCAATGGCTGGGTTATGCCACCAATCACGGGGAAGAAATTCCGGTGCCGAATCTGGGCAAAATGAGCGTTGAAAAAGCCGAAGAAAAATTAAACGATATCGACCTGGAAATCCATTTGCTGGATACGGTTGATTTTAGAGCGGATTTCCCGCCATATTCGATCGTAGAACAGGATCCGCTTCCGGGTGTAACGGTAAAAGATGGTCGTAAAGTCTATGTGAAAGTAAACTCCGGTGGCTATTCGCAGGTAACGGTTCCGGATCTGATCCAGAAAACGTATCGTCAGTCATTGTCGACGCTACGGGCATTAGGATTGGACGAAGGTACGGTTAAGTATGTGTCGTATATGGCGAAAGATGTGGTTTTGGAAATGAAACAAAACGGAAAACCGTTAAAAGCCGGCGATAAAGTATTAAAAGCATCTAAAATTGATTTGGTTTTGGGTGACGGTAAAACCGGATATGTAGAGGAAACAACAACGGATAGTATTCCGGTAAAAGAAAAGACAACAGAAAGTAATGCAGAATAA